AGCTCTAGACAAGCAGAGCTACAGTACAGCCACAGTACAGCTACAGTCCAGTACAGCTACAGTCCAGCACAGCTACAGTTCAACAAAGTTACAGTCCAACACAGCTACAGTCCAACACAGTTACAGTCCAACACAGCTACAGTCCAACACAGCTAGAGTCCAACACAGCTACAGTCCAGCACAGCTACAGTCCAGCTCAGCTACATTCCAACACAGCCACAGGTCAGCTTAGCTACAAGTCTGGTGCAAATGAGTTGCTAGCAATTAGAATGAGTGCAGCGGCTGCCACAAACAATTTCACTGTTCACACATGCCGGGAACAGATCTTCAAAAGTAGTAAAAGGAAGTGATGACAAGAAAATGTGGAAGGCATTGATGCACGGTATGAGAATTCTAATTCTAATTTGATTTTAATGAAGTATTTGAGGTTTGGAGAGTCTGGATATGATAATAACAGGGTAGCTGGTCTTGGAAGCATTAGAACTAACTGTGATCACATTCACTGATCCTGCGTGCTTCACACCACATGCGATATTCAATTTCAAAGCAATTAATAAAGGCCATATGAGCACTGCTCTCTGAGGAGTTTTAGCAGCAGCCTTACAATGATTACCAGTTAAAGTGAGTGTATTATGTGTACTTAACTACTCACCATTGCATGTAGTATTTGTCATAAGCAATGTGAAAGAGAAAGAGTGTCAGAAACGTAAGAGTGTCAAGTGTAATTTTGAAAATAGCGACTGAAAATAAGCAAATGTATAATGGCAGCGGCATGGAGGCATATCTATGCAAAAACTCTCACGTTCAAATATTGAGAGTGAAGAATATTCTGAATGCGTAAGTATAATCCACATACCCAGCTTCGAACACGGCGAACTGCATTGATCTGTATATGCCAGAGCCCCAAAGTGGAGGCACGCAGCCCCTGCAATATCAGTAACACGTCACATTAGTTTCATAAAATAGTTTCAGAGTCAGCTGAAGCAATGGCCACACATAGGTGCTTACCGATAAAGGCCCTTAATTCCTTGTTGTTTTATAGTAGATGTCAAGGTTCGCACCATAGAGTAATTCTCAAATCCTTTTTGAGCCTGCATCTTAGTTTTAATTGTGTCAAAAGGATGGCCAACCATTACATTGGTAGTCCCGTAGAGCACCCCAACTACAGAGAAGTAAGCCTACTTTAGTACTAGCACTCCAACTCTTGACAAGCAAGTTCGTTCTATTACGGTGATAAACACGCGATCAAACCAAAACATTAATGTTGATGTTGTCCATAGTAATGCAGACACTATACCACTTGAGAGGTGGTAGTAGAAACAAGAGATCTTACCTCCAAGTCCTATAATGCCATCCTTGACCCAGTGAGTTCGCCTCTCGTTGTGCATATTCAGTCTTCCAGTGCTGCACTAGAAATGTGACACTTGCAAGGGCACTTACTGTTAGATTGTTTGTTTGAGGCTGTTGTGCATTAATTCTAGCAGAGAAACTATTCAGTTTAATAAATCAGAACACTCGTGATTTCAGTTTAGACCGGAACCCtttatttttgcactcatcaaaATAGTGGACTCGCCACAAATACAACATCTCACCCCGAGATTAATATGAaggtaataaacaaaaataaaacaacgaaTAATTGATTGTGTTCAACGTCTCAGCCTGCTGGCTATGTGCGGCTCATCAAAGCTGATAGTCCGAGAGGTATGGCGGGGGTTTAACGATTCTACCGGATCGCGAGACTCTCGTGACAGTAGGTGAAGGGGTCTCAGGATTAGCAGCCAGTGAGATAATATCAGAACGGTTGCGTCGTAGGCGACTACCATTATCCATCTGGACCACAACAGATCTAGTGAGATCATCGGACGAAGTGATGACAACTCCTTCACCACGAGTGGCTCTCATTACCACCAAAACATCCTTGTTTACCGGGCGAAGCGGAACGGCTTTGTGGGCATCATCGTGACAGGCTTTCGAATTCTCCTTATACTCATCATTTCTAGCCTTGAACACCTCATGGTCTGGAAGTTGAGGTCTTAGGTTGTCCAGATGGGTGACCACAGTGGTTCGGAGCTTTCTACCCATCAGTAGCTCTGCAGGAGAAAAACCACCAATGATAGGCGACGCTCTGTATGACAACATTGCCAGATATGGATCCGAGTCTTTCTGAAGCATCCTCTTTATGGTCTGAACTGCACGCTCAGCAGCTCCATTACCACGGGCATAGTGGGGGCTGCTAGTGACATGAGTGAACTTATACTCTGCAGCGAAACTGGAGAATTCTGTGCTAGCATATTGCGGACCATTGTCCGAGACTACTGCATCCGATATCCCATGCCGGGAAAAGAAGCTCTTTAGATGGGTGATGATCTTTCTAGAGGTAGTACCATCATCGAGGAGTGCTACTTCTGGGTACCTGGAATAATAGTCGACTACCAGTAAGTACACTGCTCCTTTGAACTGGAACAAATCAGTTCCTACTATTTGCCACGGTCTATCAAGAGTGGCGATAGGTCGCAGTGGTTCAACAACTTTGTTAGCCTCAGTTTTACAGACCTGACACTGAGATACCATGTCCTCGATAGCCTTGGCCATAGACGGCCACCATACACTGTTTCGCGCTCTAGATTGACATTTGGTGAGCCCCAAGTGGCCCTGGTGAATGTCCTGAAGCACCCTGTAACGCTCCGAGAGAGGGACTACAATCCTACTTCCAACCATAAGGAAGCCCTTATTCACTGTTAGAGGTTCCTTGCGATCATAGTATGGTCTCAGAGCGCTGTCCACTGAGGACAAATAGTGTGGCCATCCATCTTTCACCAGACTGACTACCTTCTAGAGCCCCTCATCATCCCTCTGAGCAGCCTTCATCTCCTCCAGTCGACTATCCAGACCGTTCAATACCACCGTTTCGTTAACAAAGTGTGTGGCCTCCTCTCTTAGCTCATCAACCTCCTCTCCTCTTGAGATACTAAACCTAGACAGCGCATCAGCTGAGGAGTTACAAACACCAGAAATATGCTGGATAGTATACTGGAAACGTTGCAGTCTCAGCTTGAAACTCTGGATTCGGGGAGGTAACTTGTCCAAGAATCTGTTGTCAAAGAGACTGATCAGGGGTTTGTGGTCTGTTTCGATAACCACACTCTTCATACCAAGTATGTGATGTGAAAACTTTTCCATCGCCCAACATACCCCAAGCGCTTCTTTCTCGATAGCAGCATAGCGCTTCTCTGTCTCAGAAAACAACCGACTCGCAGCTGCAACCAATTGTCTTGAACCATCATCCTGAACTTGACTCAAAGTGGCACCCAGTCCATGATTACTCGCGTCCGTTGATATGATGGTTTCTCTATGCGAGTTGTAAGCAGCTAACACAGGAGGCTTTTTGAACAGCTCCTTGATGCCTTGGAAAGCATCATCCTGTGCCTTTCCTCATGTCCAAACAATGTCTTTCTGTAAGAGCTCACGGATAGGTTTGCTCACCTCTGCTAGGCGGCAGGAAAACCGGGCATACTGATTCACTAGGCCAAGAAAGCTCCTCACACTTTTAACATCGGTAGGCGTTGGGAAATCCAAAATTCCCTGTATTCTAGGGCCAGCGTGTATACCTTGCTCATCGATCAGATGCCCCAGAAAAGACACACGTTTCACTCCAAACGCGCACTTTGACTCGTTCAATGTGAGACCTGCCTTTTCGATTTTACCCAGAACCTCTCTCAGCCTCGAGTCATGCTCTTCCTTAGTCTGACCAAACACAAGAATATCATCCATATGAATGACTACGCCTGCTATATCCTTCAGTATTCTGCTCATCTCTGCTTGAAAGATTTCTGGTGCACTACATAGACCTTGAGGTAACCGAAGATATCGATATCGTCCCTGATGAGTCAGGAATGTTGTAAGTTTGCTGGACTCTGCATTCAACGGAATCTGTCAAAAGCCACTATTGGCGTCGATCTTGGAAAAGATCTTCGCCTGACCAATAGAAGCCAGACTATTTTCGACAGTGGCCATGGGGTGAATTTCTCTCATAACAAACTTGTTTAGTTCGGTATAGTCCGTGCAAATTCTAACCTTGTCCAGACCTGGTTTGGGTACTACCACCATCGGCGCTACCCACGGGGTTGATTCCTCCACGGCTGTTATTACACCCTGCTGTACCATATCTTCTATGGCCAGTTTAGCTTTATCGCGTAACGGAAAAGGTACAGGACGGGGGCATTGATAGCAAAAGGCTTTGAATCATCTTTCATAGTGATAGAATACTCTCTAGCGACTTTTCCTAGACCTCGGAACAGCTGTTTGCTCACGGTCACCGATTCAACTGCACACTTTTCCTTGTCAACTGTAATCAGCTGAAGGTTCTCACAGGCCTTTCTACTCAGAAGCGGTACAGTCTGATTATCGACCACGTAGATGTCTTCTGAAAGAACACGATCACCTGTGCCGACAAGAGAACTAATAACTCCCAGACATTTCAGTGGTGTTCGACCTGGTCCAAATAACCTTTTGTTAGTCGGTTTTATCTGACCAATCACATGTCTAGGTCCACATACACTCAACGCCGCACCAGTGTCAAGCTTGAACTTAACAGACTGCTTAGACTTCTCTCTCGTACCAACATTGAGAACCGAATACCACGAACCTGTGTCAACCTTATCTATCTGCACTATTTCTCCAAAATAGACCTTTTGAGTAGAGTTATTCTCATCCTCAGACAACTCATCAACAGCTGGTTCACCTCTGCAAACACTAGCCCAGTGGTTTTTTCCTATGCACTTGTAGCACTTAGAACCAAACGCAGGGCATCTGTTTGGGAAATGCTTTTTCCCACACTTTCCGCAGTGTACCTTAGCCTTTCTTCAGTCCATATTAGTTGGACAACCTGTTTTTGGTCTACCTCCAAGAGCAATCGCATTCACATCAGCAAACAATTTCTCACTCGACTTTGCCACCTTAGCTGCCTCAGCTACTCGAATAGCCCTGATAACGAAATCTAACGAAAGTTTCTCATCGGACTCTCTCATCAATTTCTCTAGTCTTGCTATCATCCAGTCCGAACAGCAGCTTGTCTCTCACGAGGGAATCACGTTGATCACCAAAATCACAACTTTCTGCCAAACGCCTCAGCCTCATGAGATAAACATCTACAGTCTCACCATTCTGGGAACTGTTATGGAATTCATACCTGGAGACTACAATGCCAGATCTCGGGTTACAGTACTCAAGGAATCTCTTTAGGACATCCTTCAATTTCCTGCCTTCTGGACCCTCATCTATATCCTTAGTCTCACCATCTACCACCTTAGTGAATTCCATTTGACTGTACACTTCACGTACATCTTCCCCACCGACATGGCGAAACAAAGCTAACTTTCGTTTCTCAGCAGCCAAAGTCCCTGCAGTCACATCTATAGCTAGAAGATAATCCTCAAAAGCCCTGGACCATTTTCTCCATTCACCAGCAATGTCCTTAGATCTCAAATCAAGCTGACCCGGAGGCGAAATACCATCCATAATAGACGAGTGGGTAACTATTTacgctgccaccatgttagaTTGTTTGTTTGAGGCTGTTGTGCATTAATTCTAGCAGAGAAACTATTCAGTTTAATAAATCAGAACACTCGTGATTTCAGTTAAGACCGGAACCCTTTATTTTTGTACTCATCAAAATAGTGGACTCGCCACAAATACAACACTTACCACCTAAAGTTTGCGAAAACTTATTATGTTATGGACTAATTGACATAAAAGAACTTACACTTGCTATAATCATTAATAGGTAAAAAACCAACAACAGCCAAGTACGTTTCAGAGGTGTATCATTTCAGAAATGTCGTTGTGGCTGTTTAACAGATCCTTGAAGACGCAAACGCGCTATCAAGTTTTTGATTTTGGCAAGCAAACCAACCaagtttattaaattttttggaAGTTCTTCCGTGTACACTCTTGTATTGAAAAAAGCacacaaaaaagtattttcttGCAATAATAATAGGCTCGTGCGACAAAAATAATAATCAACATTTGTTCATATTTTGCTTGGTTTCCAAACAAGCATGTAAAGACTGACACATTTTGTACTCTGAAGTCTAGTGTGATGCTGACATTGATGAATGTTGGCATACCTAAAAGGCTATGTTTATAGTGGTGCAACCAGCACGTGTTTTACACAAGGAAGTTGGGATCCGTAATGAAAAatacaatatcaatattttGTTCTTGTTTAGGGTTAATCGCTGTACGATAGAATAATGAAGACATGTATGTAGCTTTCCTAATTCGGTGATAACGAATGAGGAAGATAATGTATAACAGAAGCTATGTACGATCTGTTTTATGATGTTCAGATTCATGCCAAGCTTGCAAGCAAAAATAGTGTAAGCGTATACAGCAGGTAGTTATGTCTTGAACATTAAACTGTGTCAATATTGTGGGACATTTACTTTTGTCCGTGGATTTGCATAGAAGGACAACCTACGACCACAGCATTATTCAATGCTTGAAAACGCGAGCTATATGTTCGTCGATAAAGACTACATaattgtacattgtatatcgAAATATCTACCGGAAACAGCTTAAATGTAGCGACTACAGTGGTTGCCAATCACAGTATATATAGTACCGTAAATATTACCCATTGAACTAAAAACCCCTTTTTAGTTTTAAGGGGTTTTAACTTTTAAGTTCAATGATATTACCTTACATGTATCCAGTAAACGAATCACTCCAAGAGTAAGCAACTCCCaattagtaaaataatcacatacacatacatgtagttaaaaatGTTGTTGAACTCCCGTTGAACTGAGCTTTACAAATATGTATTCAATGTAGTCATTACAGCAGCCTAGGACAAGTTTTGCCTTTATTTCACAAATATCAGAACGAGAACGTCAGTTTTTGTAGATATAGGTGGATGTGAACAAATGCAAGCAAACTGGCTTCTTCAAGGTATGAAACACTAGGAAGAGCAAAATATGACTCCTAAGCGTGTTTGTTGACAACCCAGGGGTCATCAAACGAGATGATTAACTGTCTTTGATACAGCTGCTGGAACTAAACTTCACTACAGCTCATACAGAGCATCATGTAATAATGATATATTAATAGCTTAATGAACTTGTTCTGATGGTGTTTAGTTACTATCTTCAGCAAGGAATGGCTAAGGAACATTAGGTGAATTTAACGTGAAAAATACCCTTATTATCTATGGAGATTAGTATGCTCAGCTTTATCGTGTGTAGTTATTCATTGCCATCCAAAACTTGCACTGATTGTCGTCTTTTATCATGAGGTACATGTTAATATACATTGTGAATACTAGCTGGCTAATCAAAATGCTGTCACCGAAATACTTAGAGGCCAAAGTTAATCATGTGTAGCAAATATCATCTAAAGCTCTGTTGAAAGCTCTGTTGATCTTAAAGGCACAAGAATATCAAATCAGCAATTTCTGGTCAATCCTTTTGATCAAGACCTTTACATGGCCGAAAGACAGAATACAATACAAATGGTCATTTTGACCAGGTGGAAAAATACCATCCTATTCAATCCAAGTCAGTCCGAGTTTCCAGAAAGCGGATGCAGCAGCTCAGCAGTCTGATCACAGAGGACTTCAAGTGTGCTATTCAGCATTGGAAGTTGTGAAAGAGCAAAACACGGAGAATGTCCGAAACACTGATTATATGTTATTAGAGCAGGAGCTGGTAGTAGGTGAAATGTTAACATTATAAGAAAAAGCTGTATACAGACGAGTCATGCTAACTTACATAGAATATATCTAGCGCATAATTTATGAAATAAAAGTATGTCAAAGATTTGTGCGATTGGCAAGGGCCACTAACAGTTTTACACCAAATATAGACGCTATTCGGCGAGCGTAATAAAATACATAGAATAAAATGTATACAAAAACAGTTAGGAAACATGTGAAAAAGACCAGCTGTCTTCCTGGTTAGGTCATACATTTCTTGCTGGGATGATAGAATCTGCACAGGTCACTAGAATGTACTATCGCGCGAGGCACTAGGATACGTCTTACGATCAAAACAGCCAAATTGATATGACAAGAAATGATGAACAATACAATATGAACATCTGTCTCAAGTAGTTTACCTCAACAAATTGCTAGAAAAAATAGCGAgtagaaaaatgaaaaagatgATATGGCTGTAGAGCAACAGCTAAAATAGTAGaataataaaagtgaaaatATAGGTGGTGCATAGATATTATGGATTATAGACCAACAAGGGGTTGGAGCACCATCTCTTCCTATAGAATCATGCAGGTACATGCAATATACGACTGGACATGCCATTGTAGGCGGGGCAAGGATAGGTGTGACAAACAGACGTCAGGCAGTTCCAACACAATCCTCTTCCTTCTCAGAAACAGTTACCGCCCTCTGCCAACACACTCCTCCTCCTCACTGAACAGCTACTACAGAAGGGCTATGAAGTGTGCATCACAAAGTCACTATGTCAGAGGTTTGGTCTTCACTAAGTTTGCTGGTCATTCCTGGGGACTGGGCGTCAGCTATTGTGTGGTCCTTAACCTCGTCTACTTCATCGTCCTTGAGCATTAAATCTTTCACTTCATCGCTGTCAATGCTAACGGCTGATTGGTTAGAGCTGACTGACACGCCTGACCGTCGATGAGGATGGTGCCTGGCCGATGAAGAGGCCAAAGTGTTTGTTTGGTTAACAGGCTTTACAGTTATTATAAGATTGGAACTGTTGGCTACCATCATGTCTGTGACCTGATCAAGTGACTTACCAGTCACTTCTATTCCATTTACTTCTAGCACCTCATCATTGACAGCAAGAAGACCAGTACTCTCCGCCAAGCCCCCTTGCACCAATCGGGATATAAATATGCCAGGCACCTGGGTGACAGcaaatatgaaaataattaaatCGCAAAACTGGATTGCAAAAGGCGTTTAGTTGCCTGCTGGTTGCAAAGTGTAGTCGACTATTAGCCATGGAAGGTACTCATCAACTTAGTCCAACGTTCTACTCTCAAGTTAGTATTATTAGAATTGTATCTAATATTCTACTCTTTAGTTAGTATCATTAGAATTGTATCTAATATTCTACTCTTTAGTTAGTATCATTAGAATTGTATCTAATATTCTACTCTTTAGTTAGTATCATTAGAATTGTATCTAATATTCTACTCTCTAGTTAGTATTATTAGAATTGTATCTAATATTCTACTCTCTAGTTAGTATCATTAGAATTGTATCTAATATTCTACTCTTTAGTTAGTATCATTAGAATTGTACCTAATATTCTACTCTCTAGTTAGTATTATTAGAATTGTATCTAATACTCTACTCTCAAGTTAGTATTATTAGAATTGTACCTAATATTCTACTCTTTAGTTAGTATCATTAGAATTGTACCTAATATTCTACTCTCTAGTTAGTATCATTAGAATTGTATCTAATATTCTACTCTCTAGTTAGTATTATTAGAATTGTACCTAATATTCTACTCTCTAGTTAGTATCATTAGAATTGTATCTAATATTCTACTCTCTAGTTAGTATCATTAGAATTGTATCTAATATTCTACTCTCTAGTTAGTATTATTAGAATTGTACCTAATATTCTACTCTCTAGTTAGTATCATTAGAATTGTACCTAATATTGTACTCTCTAGTTAGTATCATTAGAATTGTACCTAATATTCTACTCTCTAGTTAGTATCATTAGAATTGTATCTAATATTCTACTCTCTAGTTAGTATCATTAGAATTGTATCTAATATTCTACTCCCTAGTTAGCATCAACAGAAGTCATAATAGTTTTAGAAATCAAATGTCACTCAAAGAAATGCTAACTAAATTCCACCTTTTACATTCAGGACATCAGTAGCATCCGTGGCGCACAAAGTTCAGGCTCACAAAACTGGTTATCAAGAGATAATCCTCCAGAAAAAGATAAGTTCCTAATTCAAACTCCACAAATAATGTCCAGTAGCTACCATAATTGCATTGTCCTAACCTAACCTAGTACATGCCACacatatatacagtggaactcggctaactcgaacttcacgggaccgagagaaagtgttcgagttatcaaagcgttcaagttatgagaacactgtcacaagtgcatgtattcatcagtacatatacaaactatatataaataaaaagcatagattgcttgttgcaagttaagagGCCTcccatgtaatgttttaacaatttttattagaaagtataaacattttcctattacttgagatttgtttatttgttttaggtgatgtgactgccaggacgttttcagattaaaataggcaaaacttgatcgaggttgcaacgctcagaaaaaatacatatttttcttttgagcgttttaacaaaaaacaattttgctgattttccTTCAAGTTTATCCGAAGATTACCTCGCTCCTTGCTTTCGAAGGGATATcccaaagcggatgtttggtaaaatttaattttttgtaaacctttggaaaattggttaacgaaaatattttgccgatagtggtaacaatgacgcctaagaactactaaaaattgatgtttatctctatggcttggaataaagtgatattctaaagtgatgacaaccgtctcggtagccattgggcaaaaaactgctcgagttaacgaagttatggtcgagttatctaaagcaatttatcattgcgtgggaacggaccaaacaaatccgttcgagttaaccacgtgttcgagctatccgagggcgagttatccgagtttcactgtatatattatttaaaatttgtttttcataCATGTTTTATGCGTTTCTATTATCATAACTTTTGGAGTTGAAGAAGTTACCATAATTGAACATGGTAGAAAGTGgtataacttttttgtttaatttattatcaGGGAAGACAAAGGCATACTAACATTAAGGTGGAAAAACGTATTTTACCATTGTGAGAAATTTATAAAAGCAACTTGAACACCAAAGTTCTTTTCAATAGCTTGACGAATAACATAAAAAGTTTATGTAATTACATATTTAACATTAAGATATGAAAATAATACAATGGTTAATCTTTAAAAAACACCATATGAAATATAAGGTGCTTTGGTTATGAGGATGTAAACCCACACCCTTGACTTCCACTCTGGTTAATTTAAGACACCTACTCCAGTTGAAAAGATTTTCTAGTCACAAACACATCGAAACTAATATCTACCAGGAAGAAATGTAGATCTACACATGGCAATACACAAGCTGCGACAAACACCACATCAAACACCGTATACACCTTAGCTTACCTTCTCGAGGCCATGCGGAGTGACTCGGACACTCACTCCATCTCTAATGTAAAACCCGAGCGGTTTTTCCGTGCCGTTTTTCATGAGGCGCACTCGCCTATGTGTCTCAGGTACTATGTCTACATCGATAATTGCTGAAACCCGTCGGAAATCTTCAGGAAAGCTGATGGCTACATGTGTTTTTCTTGGCGGCGTCTTTTCAGCCTGTCCTATAAACTTGGTGATTGGAGTTTTCTTTTTCCGCTGAATCGTTCCAAAGCCACACTCGGGAGTTTCTCCTTATGAAATAAATATAGACCTATAGCTTAGAGAAGATGTGGTACATCACGCCACGCGTGTGATTGAAATAAACATAGATCTATAGGTTAGAGAAGATGTGGTACATCACGCGGGTGATTCTATGAGATGGCTAAATTGGCCTCAACTGGAGCACTCACTCCCTTCAACCTGATGACTCACTCTCTGATAAGCTCGTACGGATAGCTTTCAACAAAACACTCACAACAATGCAGCCTCATTTCAACAACAACCATATTTCATCGCAAACCATTGCAAAAACAAATGCATCATTGACCCGTTCATCTCGCTTGCGTCTATTGTAGAAAGCATCAATCAGCATGACACACACTGCTCTGTCACTAATCTCTCATCTAAGGCAGTGCTTGCTCAGACCTCCCTCCAAGTCGCAGATCGCTAGTACCAATGGTGTAGTGAGGAGGTTGGCTTATGATTGGCTTAGCAAGTGATTCACGCTGAGGCACGAAAAGCAAGAAAAAAAGGGCTCACCTTTCCGTTGGATTTGAAGCCGTAGCACTCCCTTGACTGTTGTGAGCGCTTTCATGAAGTTATCATTGTTGTTGATGGGTAGCTGGTCACCATACGTATCAGTATATGTTATCAAGAATGGAATGTCCTCAAGTTTGTGGAGTTTATTAACAAGCTCATAGAATTCATCTGAACTTGTAACACCATTTCGGTCCACAGAAAATCTTCTAAACTCAGCATCAAACTATAAGataaaatttgtttatatttcaaatCGATGATAGATATACATGAACAATTTTCAGAGACACAGCGTGCTCATAAATATCGAGTGAATCTACTAGGAAATCATGAAGGATGTAGCCTACATTGAATATGATAAAGCAAGCATCAACGGAGATGATATTACTAGAACTAAGCACCCAATAAAGATTAGGAAGTGGTCTAGCTCCAGCTCAACAAAGCAACCGAAAGGGGGCGGTTATCCATTAATCATCACCCAACTCCTTTCACAAATAACTGTTGATCACCATGAGAGCTTGAGTTAAAGCATTTCTGCTATATCTCTAGGGCTCTTCTCCACAACATAATTATGCTAA
The genomic region above belongs to Watersipora subatra chromosome 1, tzWatSuba1.1, whole genome shotgun sequence and contains:
- the LOC137394908 gene encoding partitioning defective 6 homolog beta-like, translating into MAKNAKMTNGVSQHQASLIEVKSKFDAEFRRFSVDRNGVTSSDEFYELVNKLHKLEDIPFLITYTDTYGDQLPINNNDNFMKALTTVKGVLRLQIQRKGETPECGFGTIQRKKKTPITKFIGQAEKTPPRKTHVAISFPEDFRRVSAIIDVDIVPETHRRVRLMKNGTEKPLGFYIRDGVSVRVTPHGLEKVPGIFISRLVQGGLAESTGLLAVNDEVLEVNGIEVTGKSLDQVTDMMVANSSNLIITVKPVNQTNTLASSSARHHPHRRSGVSVSSNQSAVSIDSDEVKDLMLKDDEVDEVKDHTIADAQSPGMTSKLSEDQTSDIVTL